In the genome of Brachypodium distachyon strain Bd21 chromosome 3, Brachypodium_distachyon_v3.0, whole genome shotgun sequence, the window ACACAACATTACGGAGTAAGTCTCAGCAATAATGATTTTGGCATGAACAATTGAAAATTTCAATAGCACTTCCCTTAATTTTACTTAACATCACAAAATCATAATAGATTCAGCAGAATTATAGGTCCCTCCATTTTTTATTAAGTCGTAAAACATTTTGTGCGAATATTAACGCAAGTACTGCACGCTCCCGTCCGACATGCGGGACTGGAAACACATGCAGCTGTGGAAAAATTAAAGCCCCGCGCAATTAGCAAAAGAGAACCTGCATGTAACCACCTAAGAAAGCTTCAGGCCTGGCTTTTCTCCACGCCTGCAACCGTGCGCGCATTATAATTCCGAAATCAAGTGAAAATTTTATATGATTTATATTAaaaaacggaggaagtatactAAAATGCATCATAATTTCAGCATATGTGCTCGCAAGCATTCGAACGACGTAATGTTCAAAAGATAATAGTCCGGTGTCGTGGGGAATTTCGGTCAATATGAAAAAACTGACCATTTAGTTAACGGTCAACCAGCGGTCAACTAACagtagtggcatatttgtattTCATGGAAAGACAGTTAAATTTTGAATGGCATTTGGGCATATGGACAAATTTTCaatggcaaatatggaattatCTCTAAGTTAAGCATCTCTCAAAAATTGCAGGTGTTTGCATGATACGCTTAATCCGGTTAATCAATTAACTCGAGCTGTCGATGCTTGCTTGCTTTAGGAGAAGAGCGTCCCGTCCGGGGGTTCGCAGATGAGGGATGCGGCTGACGGCGCCAACGGGGAGAGCCCCAGCAAGAGCAGGGACTGGTAGGTTCACGCAGAGGACGCAGTGCTTTGATATGGTCCGTTGGATTTTGATTTGAATGTCTGTGCGCAGGTGGACGAGGAGCAACTGGGCGTTCCTGAACGAGCCGCCGCAGGAGGAGGCCCCCGGCAAGGCGCACAGCTACACGCCGCAGTTCCACGTCGCCACCGGCCACGCATGATCGCCGTTGAGATCGAAGAAAGTGCTTTTATAGTGTCCGAAGCTGTCGTATCGCAGTCTGGTTCTGCTGTCATCAGTTTACGTATTTTCAGATAGCATGTTACTGTATGTACAGTACGAGGAAGGAATTGTTTTGCGCTTCAGTGGATCACAGTCCACGCGGGTGGGTCGTGATCTTAGCTCGTTGTATTATGTGCCGTTTGTGTAAAATTTTCAGATAGGGAGTGTTCAGATATGTATGAGGAAGAAATAGTCTGGCGGATTGTctcgcaaaagaaaaatactactGTCCTCCTTtagtcaaaacaaaaacaagaagaaatctttctccgttcaacaaaaaatgtcttagGTTTGTCAatatttgaatgtatctagacgtgaCTTAGTgaatagatgcattcaaatttaatcaaaattgagacatctttttgttggatggagaaaGTAGTTGGGTAGACTTGATTGAACTAACATTATCATCGACCGTTCAATTCCGGATAAAAATGGCAATGACACACAGATTACGTCCTGTCTGGATGTATTCGGACCTAGAATTCGGAATTGGCCTTGTCCCAGCTCCAATTCATATTTTTGGACGGTTACATTATTCGGTCCCAGGAAACCCGTTGAATACCGAAATTCGAATTGCTCGTCCCCCTCCGCCAATTCGCCCCAGCGGcccagccgccgccctccccgcGGAGCAGACGAGACGGAGGCGACCCCATGGAttcgacggcggcgcgcaAGTCAGTGCTCTCCGTCCATCCTCCTTATCCCCTCTCTTCCCCCATGGCTCTCTCCCCGGCCCTGGCGGCTCACCCGCATCCCTCCCGTTGGCCCGCAACATCTCTCGGATGCGCTTCCATCTCCCCGTGCAGAGCAGCTCCAGTGGGAACTCGGCCGCCCCATGGCAGGATCCCCCCTCGCCTCCTTTCTCTCCAACCCCCGTTCAATGGAGCATCCACAGGAACCCCAAATCCCCATAACTGAATCTGCCGCTGCTATGAATCTCTGTTTCCCCTTTCTTCGTAAATCCCCAGAACTGAAAGAAAGCTTACCTTGCTGCTTCAATTTTTTCAGGTTGTGCTGATAGCCGCCGCGGGCTCGCCGCTCCTTCTAGCTGCTGACGtgccgctgcgccgccgccgcccctgctgctgccCTCAACGCCTGTCTGGTCGCCGCCGAGCAGAGCAGGTCAGTTTCCCTCCCCTTTATCCGGCCTCCTCCCATGTCCGATGTTCCTTGTCCGGTTGTCCCATCTCTACTTCTCatgttctctcttttttgttcgTCCCAATCTCTCATGTCGGCAGTCTACTTGATTACTTCCTGTCTTCCTCTACTTCTTCTGTAGATAAAAAATGGCCACCAATAGAAGCACTCGCAGCAGAAGTAGGACAGGTGGTTCCAGAGTTGGAAGCTCCGACTCGAATGCGGGCAGTAGTACTGAATGCTGCTCGTCTAGCAACAACCATGTCATGGTACACCTATACTGCCAGTAATTCTCATCCTCGTATAAAAAATCAAGCAGTTTTTGGCTCCCGATCTCTAGGGAGCACTGTATTTCAAACAGCACGAAAATCATAttttgaagtttcaaaaaattctgaaTTTTTTCCAGTGTAAGTATAGATGTGTGCTACATATTTGTACTTTTTCATCAAGAGATAAATTAATTAGTGATCTGTGCAAAAGTCACAAATCTGTGGATCTAGAATAGTAAAGTGTGAAATCTgtgaattttttattttttgtgaagCTCAAATCAATAGTATTTTGTAACCAAAATGTGCAAATACATAACATACGctcatatatacatgtatatttgttttcatgattttttgaaACCCAAAAATGTGATTTCtttaaaaattcaaaaaatggGAACCGGGAGCTGGGAACAAAAATGTATAACTGTATCAGTGTGTTTAGAAGATTGACGTATCGTGGTATCCGTGTCCATGTCGATGTATCTGAGCAACCTAATTTCAAAATATTCAAACCATCTGGATGTTTTTGCCTTCTTAGATTTCAAAATATTCGAAAGCGTACTATTAATATTTCTTATCGTTTTGCAACACACTGGTATGAAGATTGAAATGCTCAAAATAGGTTACTCCACGCCGGTCGCCGCGGTTTGCTAGCTTGGATCCGGAGCATCCCATTGTGCTTGACAAGGCAAGTGAGGTAGGGGGTACACCTTTTCTTGGTTGCAGATATGGACTCTATTTGGGGTTACATGATATATGTTTATGTACctatcttcctcctccttgtaGTTGTCTGCGAAAGAGATGGCATGATTTGGCCACCTTGTTTATGTATTTCATAACGAGCTAGACAAAACCCCATTTTCTTCCCAAAAATTGTCACGGTTTCTTGATTTCAGAGGATTTTGTTAGAACCTAGAATGACCAACTATGAATAGTAACACAGACCAGTAAGTTATGTctaccaaataaaatcttgttCTGTTCTActtgtccaacaaaagattaGTTTCTTACCTGTATATGCTATGCCACTAATATTTAGTTCATCTGGTTATTGATAACTGTCCATTTCATGTTGATTGGATCTGTTTCACGCCTGTCCGATCATCATACCAATATGCTTGCTAATTGGAACGCTTGATTCTATTCAGGGTCGGTAGTTGATAACTTATACCATGTCCATGGTTATAATTAATCTTTTTATTGCACCTTTTAGCGGCATAGCGTGTGGCAAACAGTGTTTTAGGTTTTACTTTTATTGCAGGAATGTAAAGTCGGGGGTAACCAATCAGCTCTTACGCCCCTCCAGAGATCTGCACGGTTGCATCGAGGTGATAAGAGTCCAAGCAAGCTCTTAGTGGAAAAGGGAAGTTACCTGAAACAGCTGCCGTTGACACAAAATCCCCGGGTTATTGCCCATAATAGGAAGACTCAATCAGCTATTACGCCCCTCCGGAGATCTGCACGGTTCCATCAAGGTGATATGAGTCCAAGCAAGCTCTTAGTGGAAAAGGGGAGTTACCTGAAACAGCTGCCGTTGACACCAAATCCTCGGGTTATTACCCATAACAGGAAGACTCAAACTATTGTTAACAAAGACAAGAGACGAGAGAATCCAACAAGGAGTAGCCAGAGAATTGCTGCATTAAAGGCTTCGGCTAGGATGAAAACACACAAGGAGCCCCGGACATTGTTTCAAGATTCCCAAGATGTTCCTCCCAGGAAAAAGACTGCAGATGCATCCTACAGTATGAGTGAGATGCAACAGCTAAAGCCCAGTTATTGTGAGGATCTGACAagaaagaggaagagaggcaCTGAAAGAAAGCCGACATCAAGGAAGCTAAGTCACCAGGAGCCCAAATCTGGTTGTCAAAAAATTGCTCCTATCACTGAAACCAGAAATATCATTCGCAAAAAGAGTGAAAATGATCCTTCTTCCATAATGGAGCCTAAAATTAGTGATGATACATTGATGAACACCAAGGAGTGCAAAGAAGAGCCATTTGGGATTAAAAGAGGAGTAGAGCAACAGCTTTGTGCTTCAGATCATTGGACAGAAGAGCAGGACTTGACATTGCGCCAGGCTTACTTCACCGCTCGACCATCACCACATTTCTGGAAGAAAGTTTCCAAAATGGTATTGCCAATCCTTCCATTTTGTTGCTTCAGTggtttgatcatatctttgtAGTTGCAAGAGCTGCTTCATAACTAGTTGCATGAGTTGCGTTAAGAAAACATCATTATGTATTGTTGTTTTGGCTTGATTATTAATTATAAAAAACAATGAAAACGCTGCAATTAAAGTGTTGTGCTCTTAAATGGGTTTTCACTTTATCAAGAATTTTCTATAACTGGCTAGGAGTTATTCATGGTCTCCGTGCTAGGCCTTAGCATATTCCACTGCGATGTTTTGTGATGTGCTTCTTGTAAGCAGTCAATAGAAAccatgtacttcctccgatctataaaaagtgtcgcccatttagtacaaaatttgtactaacttagtacaaaatgggcgacactttttatgtatcggagggagtacaacattAAACAAATATCCAAAAGACTGCCATAGTCCAACTCCAACATACCACTATTATTTCAATGGCCAGTAAGCTAAACTAGCAGAGAGCATATCCTGAAAATGTGAAGAACTGCTAAAAGTTACGAGGGATTGATAATCATGCTGAATCGAACATTCCACAGTTAAACATCATTTTGCGTTGAAGGGTAAATCATTAATAGTGAACGAAATGTTGGCTGTCTTTTGTTTTATGAAACATAATTTACAGAATATGCTCATGAGAGCTAgtaatttcctttttgaaaatgaGAAATTCATGTGAAATAACTATGTACAGAAATGTGGCAATGGTCACAAGTAATTTGTAGATTCAGGAAAGTGGCAATAACACATGGAGTCAGTTGTACAAGATAGTGATGCTATCtagatttcctttttcttctgatCACATTTTGACGCCAAAATGGATGTGGAAAACATGGTTATCATAATATTCACAATGTTGCTTACACGGTTCATGCAAATAAATACTGTCATATTACGGTTGCTAGTATTTTAGTTGAAATCTGTTAATGTTGTCTCAACTGGAGTTGATGTCAGCCATTTCTAGTGATGCTTTACCACATGTCATATAACTCGGGTAATGCTTGAGGTAACATGTCACACTACTATGACAATCTATTTTGTACTTAGCTGAAGTTCACCAATGGTATGTCCTATAGATTACTCATCTATGCAAAATATCACTGTTAATCATGATTGCTAGTATTTCAATTCTGCTCTATTAATGCTCAACTGTAGTTGATTTCAGCCTTTCTAGTGATGCTTTACCACATGCCATGTAACATGTAACCGATAAGGTGTCACATTGCTTTGACAATCTATTGTGTATACCCGAAGTACTTAAGTGGTATATCCTAAAGGTTACTCAATGTTTTTGTAGGTGACTTCTCCCTTTCATTTGTTAGCGAGTTCTTCCATATAATTTGTTAGTGAGTTCTTCCATTATCATTTGTCAGTCCAGCAATTGTTGATCCTTTCAGGTGCCAGGGAAATCTGCTGAAGAGTGTTTCAACAGAGTTCATGCTGACCTTTCAACGCCCACTCCGATTGCCCCTCGTCCTCGAGCAAGTAAAACACAGTTTTCGCCTCTAGGGCATTTCACATTGTCCGACCCAAAATTTCCGAATCTCTTGGAACCTCTAGTGGGAAGACAAAGGACCGCCAAACAGAAGAGCCTAGCAGCACAAAAGACAGTGAGACATTTGCTGAAGAAGCATTCCCTCATTGACCAAGCTCAAGAGGCTGATCACTTCTCGGTATTTGAAACATCACCATCTGCTTTGCAATTGAACATTCCGCTTGAGGATTGTCCTGGGACCCCTGACAATTATCTAAATTCCTGTGCCCTGCACAAGGGCGACATGAGTTCTAGAGCACGTAAGAGACCATTGTCAAGGTTGAAAACTAAGCAAGATGAACCGAGCCCAGCAGTTCTGAAGCCTGTAAAGAATGCTATTTTACATGAGAAGTACATTAATCAGTTGTCACGTAGAGAAGAAGGCGCAAAAAAGCCTCGGAAAAAGGCTGCTGGCACCAATGCAACTGATCCTGAGAGGCCTGTTTCGGGGCAGCAAGCTGGTGGTCTGAGGGCTGCAAAGGACGCTCTCATATCAGAAGCAACAGACTTCATATGCCAGTTTAAGAAGTCACAAGCCAATTCCCTTGCGCACCTTCTGGAAAATagtgaagatgatgaagataaTTGTAATATATAGTGGTTCCAAGGTGCTTCTAGCTTTCCCCTCGATGTTAAAGCATAACTATTTATTACTTTAGTTAGTAGAGTAAGACTAAGAGACTGACGATGATTTGTGGCAGTCCACCAAGCAGCGGCTGCTTGTGCATGTGCATATATGCCCACATAAGTGGTAAAGATAAGTACGCATTCAGTGACTACATTAACAGTATAACTGTACTAAAAATGCTCACACATAGGACTTGCAGATTATATCAAATCCACCAATCCACCTCAGGATGGATTATGCAGGGCTCATATGcacaaggaaagaaaaaattgcTCTTTGGcataagaaaaatagaaaaccaCGTGAGCTGACTAATGCATTGTGGTACCGGTTTCTCGAAAGAaccaattgttttttttacagggaATGCCTTTTTCTAGGGAAGTTTACAGGGAATACTTGTCGATGGTGAAGGATGGCTAGAGTGGCTGCAGACTCTTTCTCGGCCAGAGTAGCTAATGGGCCGGCCCATACGAAAAAGGTTGTGGGCATGGGCGTGGGATTCCTATTCGGTTTGCGCTACACAGGCTGGGCACCGAGGCCTTGAACGAACCTGGACGGCCCGACGAGGGCGCACGCGTAAAGGCCCCGAAACTTCGGCGAGGGCGATggacggctgcggcggcgatggccgcCGTCCTCGCGCCGTCTTCATGGCCTTCGGCACCCACGGCGACGTATTCCCCATCGCTGTATGCCTCTCCTCTCTGTGCGTGGTGTGTGTGTATTAGTGCTCAGGTGAATAACGCAACCCTCTTGCCGCTGACATCTAGTGAAAGCGGGGAGCAATGGAATTCCACTTGAGTTCCACAGCATATAGctcatgattttgttttcttttgctccACCTATTACTTGGCAGTTGAGAGCTCCACATTAAGCCATCAAATCGATATAGTTTTCTGATTTTCTAGATGGAAAATCAATGTAGCGTCGGTAATACTGAATGTGGAGAAAGTTGGCAAAATTTACCCTTGTCAGGTCACTATACGTTGCATCTGACAActccttttcttcttattaGGCCCTTGCTGCAGCTTTTTCTCTTGATCAACAGCAGTACAGTGTGGTGTTCATCACTCATTCAGCACATCAGGTCTCGATGGTGTGAAATTAGAACAATTGAAGCTTTCTGAAACTCGTTCTTGTGgactaaaaaataaatctgaTGCAGAATTTATCGGCACATCTAGCAGCCAGTAATGTCAGGTACATGCCTGTGTCTAGCCCACCTGTCCTTGCTGCTAAACAGCTTGAGAATATCGCATGTAAGTGCTATGAATTTAGCTAATCCTGTATAAAATAACTTTTCTATCATAATTTTCTTTGCAAATATGATTTATCAGGCAACTCCCTTTCTTAGATGGATCTGTTGAATCGAACGCTGAATATGAGTCATTTTCACGGCGAAAAGAGACCATTCAGATCGAGCACAGGGAAGAGTGTTTATCTTATGTTGAAGAAGTGTTTGGAAATGATCCAAGCATTCGTAGTGACTTCATTGTGATAAATTTCTTTGCCCTGGTGAGGACCTCACTAACAACCTAATGATCATGTTTGCTAGAAGTTAAGTAGTGGGGCTCCTGGTTCAAGTTTTGGCTACAATTTGTGCATCTTAATACTCTTATGTGCACTGGCATAATGCTGGAACCTCTGCACAATTCATGCTGAAACTATGGACTTCATAGTTTCATCAGGGCAGTGAACAGACCAGGGACAATATCAGTCAATCAGTTCTCTGTTGGAATTAATGCGGATATAAAATGCACTGTGTGGTGATAATATGAGTTTATCTCATGATTTAGGAGGGTTGGCATCTTGCAGAATTGTTTCAAGTTAAGTGCATCATTGCTGCTCCATATTTTGTTCCATATAGGTAATTTGGCTATATTGGCTTCAATTTTACATAGAAGCTGTTTTCTTGCAATGATTTTATCAGGGCATTGTGCACTCATTTTTAGCACTCTTTAGTATCTTCTGCCTGATTCTGGTTTGTTCACATGTTCTCATTTGCTTGTGCAGTGCTCCTACATCATTTGAACGCCAATTTAAACAAAGTTTTCCTCTTCTATACAAGTACTTTCAAGAAGCTCCCACCAACACGGTACAAGTTTGGCCTTCTAGTAGTGATGCAATATAAGCATATTATACCTCTCAGATTATTGTTTCTTCAATTGGTCTACATTAACTTATCTGCTAAGAAAAACATAATTTCATGAGCATTTTATCATTTGATCAAAGCTTAAAAGATAATTTCATGACCACTTTATGATTGGCCCAAAGCGTAGAATTCAGCACCATATGTCTGCAGTACccattactccctccgtcccattttaagtgactcaaatttgtccaaatatgaatgtatctatacctaaaaagcgtctagatacatgtaatagaaagtcacttaatatgggacggagggagtataatggAAGAATAAATAGCGGAGCAAGCACCTGTCAGTAGTAGTTCCTGACTTCTTGTATGTCAATCAGTATATTGATTAGAATCTTACTATTAGATTAGCCACCAAGTCTCCAATACTTAAGGACTATGACATTTCATTTCTTCATGCTAGTTCTCCAGCACAGACGTTGCGGTTAATGGTAGTGCTTTGATATACATGCACGATTCTGTCTTTGATATGCATGTATCACCTGCTTTGCATTGGGAATAGTTGTTTTGATGATGTAAAACAACGACAGGTCTGCTGGACTGACATTGCCCACTGGATGTGGGCGCTCTTCATGGAAACTTGGGGATCGTGGAGAAATGATTGTCTAAATCTTAGTCCTATTCCTTATACTGTGAGTGTATGTATTCACTCATGTTCTATTTGGTTATATTTATGCAAACTTGTTCCGCTATATGTGAGTGTGATTAACTGATTACCACAGGGACTTTACTGAGGCCAGCTTTCTTTGTAACTACAGGATCCAGTAACAAATCTTCCTTTGTGGCATGTGCGGGCAGAGTCGCCATTGTTGCTGTAAGATTTGCAATATATCACCTTTTTAAAGATAAATATTAATCCTGTCTGTTGCTAACAGCATAtaataaatgttttttttgtggcGAAGCATATAATAGATGTTACCTTTGTATGTTATAATGTGTTCTGAAAACTCTGGCTTTCAATAAAACTGGAACGAAAAGCATGCTATATTCAGCACGTTACTTATGAACTTAAGTCAATGACAAGTAATGGTGGTTATTAGTTGTGCTAGGACAAATTAGTAATCTGAGAATGGAAATACAGCTTTTGTTAATTATGGTTATACTTTAGTAAATGAATTTCATGCAATTGGGTTGCCATTTGAGCAGGTACGGTTTCAGCAAGGAAATTGTGGAGCGCCCGGGTAAGTTCTGATGAGACATGGTTCTTTCTAAAATCCTTGTAAAGGTTTATACTCTATAAGTTCATACAGTAGCAAATTTTTGTATTAATTACCACCACCGTTATACAATAACAGGATATTGGCCCTCCAGTGCTCATGTTTGTGGTTTTTGGTTTCTTCCTATGGCTTGGCAATTTTCATGTGACAATTGCAGAGGGTTATTGTGTGGTAATGTTAATCCTTCATCTGAGGGTATTCTATGTGGAAATCATTCTGGCCTAGAACACTACCTCATGGGAAGTTCTTATTCGTCTTTACCAATCTTTATAGGATTAAGTTCCATTGGTAGGTACGTTTCTAGAGGTGAATTAAATGGTTTCTCTCATGTGCAAAATGACTTGTCAGCATACTCATCCATGGTATCAATCTGCCGCAGCATGGGTTTTCTTAGAAATCCTAAAGCATTTCTAATGGTGATTAAAGCTGTCATAGAGTCAACAGATTATAGATTTATCCTTTTCTCATCTGGATACCAGCCACTAGATTCAGCAATCAGATTTGTTGCTTCTTCAGTACCAGAATCAAGTGAGTTAGAGGCAACTGCTCT includes:
- the LOC100828298 gene encoding sterol 3-beta-glucosyltransferase UGT80B1 isoform X11; amino-acid sequence: MQLPFLDGSVESNAEYESFSRRKETIQIEHREECLSYVEEVFGNDPSIRSDFIVINFFALEGWHLAELFQVKCIIAAPYFVPYSAPTSFERQFKQSFPLLYKYFQEAPTNTVCWTDIAHWMWALFMETWGSWRNDCLNLSPIPYTVSDPVTNLPLWHVRAESPLLLYGFSKEIVERPGYWPSSAHVCGFWFLPMAWQFSCDNCRGLLCGNVNPSSEGILCGNHSGLEHYLMGSSYSSLPIFIGLSSIGRYVSRGELNGFSHVQNDLSAYSSMVSICRSMGFLRNPKAFLMVIKAVIESTDYRFILFSSGYQPLDSAIRFVASSVPESSELEATALSCDSTLLFNSRLFCFSGSIPYSWLFPKCAAAIHHAGSGSTAAALFAGIPQVACPFLLDQFYWAERLHWLGVAPEPLKRQHLVPDVDDTLSINNAADVLLGAIRSALSPEIKAQATRIAHRLAPEDGVGEALRTLKEKVLCE
- the LOC100828298 gene encoding sterol 3-beta-glucosyltransferase UGT80B1 isoform X2, whose translation is MDGCGGDGRRPRAVFMAFGTHGDVFPIAALAAAFSLDQQQYSVVFITHSAHQNLSAHLAASNVRYMPVSSPPVLAAKQLENIAYGSVESNAEYESFSRRKETIQIEHREECLSYVEEVFGNDPSIRSDFIVINFFALEGWHLAELFQVKCIIAAPYFVPYSAPTSFERQFKQSFPLLYKYFQEAPTNTVCWTDIAHWMWALFMETWGSWRNDCLNLSPIPYTDPVTNLPLWHVRAESPLLLYGFSKEIVERPGYWPSSAHVCGFWFLPMAWQFSCDNCRGLLCGNVNPSSEGILCGNHSGLEHYLMGSSYSSLPIFIGLSSIGRYVSRGELNGFSHVQNDLSAYSSMVSICRSMGFLRNPKAFLMVIKAVIESTDYRFILFSSGYQPLDSAIRFVASSVPESSELEATALSCDSTLLFNSRLFCFSGSIPYSWLFPKCAAAIHHAGSGSTAAALFAGIPQVACPFLLDQFYWAERLHWLGVAPEPLKRQHLVPDVDDTLSINNAADVLLGAIRSALSPEIKAQATRIAHRLAPEDGVGEALRTLKEKVLCE
- the LOC100828298 gene encoding sterol 3-beta-glucosyltransferase UGT80B1 isoform X6, encoding MAAVLAPSSWPSAPTATYSPSLYASPLCAWCVCISAQALAAAFSLDQQQYSVVFITHSAHQNLSAHLAASNVRYMPVSSPPVLAAKQLENIAYGSVESNAEYESFSRRKETIQIEHREECLSYVEEVFGNDPSIRSDFIVINFFALEGWHLAELFQVKCIIAAPYFVPYSAPTSFERQFKQSFPLLYKYFQEAPTNTVCWTDIAHWMWALFMETWGSWRNDCLNLSPIPYTVSDPVTNLPLWHVRAESPLLLYGFSKEIVERPGYWPSSAHVCGFWFLPMAWQFSCDNCRGLLCGNVNPSSEGILCGNHSGLEHYLMGSSYSSLPIFIGLSSIGRYVSRGELNGFSHVQNDLSAYSSMVSICRSMGFLRNPKAFLMVIKAVIESTDYRFILFSSGYQPLDSAIRFVASSVPESSELEATALSCDSTLLFNSRLFCFSGSIPYSWLFPKCAAAIHHAGSGSTAAALFAGIPQVACPFLLDQFYWAERLHWLGVAPEPLKRQHLVPDVDDTLSINNAADVLLGAIRSALSPEIKAQATRIAHRLAPEDGVGEALRTLKEKVLCE